The Blastococcus sp. HT6-4 genome window below encodes:
- a CDS encoding DUF427 domain-containing protein, which produces MTTASWNGTVVAESDDIVTVEGNAYFPREAVREDVLRPSETHSVCPWKGTASYLSLEVDGQLNRDAAWYYPEPKDAAREIAGRVAFWKGVEVR; this is translated from the coding sequence ATGACCACTGCGAGCTGGAACGGCACCGTCGTCGCCGAGTCCGACGACATCGTCACCGTCGAGGGCAATGCCTACTTCCCGCGCGAGGCGGTGCGCGAGGACGTGCTGCGTCCGTCGGAGACCCACAGCGTCTGCCCGTGGAAGGGAACGGCGTCGTACCTCAGCCTGGAGGTCGACGGGCAGCTGAACCGGGACGCGGCCTGGTACTACCCCGAGCCGAAGGACGCCGCACGGGAGATCGCCGGGCGGGTCGCCTTCTGGAAGGGCGTCGAGGTGCGCTGA
- a CDS encoding iron ABC transporter substrate-binding protein, translated as MTRLGRSTVGVVSTLTLAASLAACGSDTDTLTVYSAQHESLVRTMLEDFTAETGIELEFRDANDSELANQIVEEGEASPADVFLTENSPAISAVDEAGLLAPLEEGTLGQVEEQFRPSSGNWVGFAARSTALIHNPALIAEDELPESMLDLADPEWQGRVGIAAGGADFQAIVSAVLELEGEEATREWLAGLERNAEIYASNTAIMKAVDEGEVPVGITYHYYWFRDQAQNGLIGDDAELHYFRNQDPGAFLSVSGAGVLASSDQPEQAQQLVEYLTSRAAQERLADSSALEYAVGTGVPSAEALPPLAELQAPTVDPGSLNAPQVTELMQEVGLL; from the coding sequence GTGACCAGGCTCGGGCGCTCGACCGTCGGCGTCGTCTCCACCCTCACCCTCGCGGCGTCGCTGGCCGCCTGCGGCTCGGACACCGACACGCTGACCGTGTACAGCGCCCAGCACGAGAGCCTGGTCCGCACGATGCTCGAGGACTTCACCGCGGAGACGGGCATCGAGCTGGAGTTCCGCGACGCGAACGACTCCGAGCTGGCCAACCAGATCGTCGAGGAGGGCGAGGCCTCGCCGGCCGACGTCTTCCTCACCGAGAACAGCCCGGCCATCTCCGCCGTGGACGAGGCCGGGCTGCTCGCGCCGCTGGAGGAGGGCACCCTCGGCCAGGTCGAGGAGCAGTTCCGGCCGTCGTCGGGCAACTGGGTCGGTTTCGCCGCCCGCTCGACCGCGCTGATCCACAACCCGGCGCTGATCGCCGAGGACGAGCTCCCGGAGTCGATGCTCGACCTCGCCGACCCCGAGTGGCAGGGCCGGGTCGGCATCGCGGCCGGCGGGGCGGACTTCCAGGCGATCGTCAGTGCCGTCCTGGAGCTGGAGGGCGAGGAGGCGACCCGTGAGTGGCTCGCCGGGCTGGAGCGCAACGCCGAGATCTACGCGAGCAACACCGCGATCATGAAGGCCGTCGACGAGGGCGAGGTCCCGGTCGGCATCACGTACCACTACTACTGGTTCCGCGACCAGGCCCAGAACGGGCTCATCGGCGACGACGCCGAGCTGCACTACTTCCGCAACCAGGACCCGGGCGCCTTCCTCAGCGTCTCGGGGGCCGGGGTGCTCGCCTCCTCCGACCAGCCCGAGCAGGCCCAGCAGCTGGTCGAGTACCTCACGAGCCGTGCGGCCCAGGAGCGGCTGGCCGACAGCAGCGCCCTGGAGTACGCCGTCGGGACCGGCGTCCCCTCCGCCGAGGCGCTGCCGCCGCTGGCGGAGCTGCAGGCGCCCACCGTCGACCCGGGCTCCCTCAACGCCCCGCAGGTCACCGAGCTGATGCAGGAAGTGGGCCTGCTCTGA
- a CDS encoding NAD(P)-dependent oxidoreductase, with product MRALVTGAGGFVGRHLVDRLERDGWHVTGLTRRDVDLADPVAGAAAVRAADPDVVFALAAGRSKATPEERAATTAVNTSPWLVDALPGRCRAVVRLGSSTEYAAAPHPLAEDAALEPRGFFGATKAAGSLLLQAAAAERGVRAVVLRAFQVYGPGDHPTRLVPVVMAAARTGGTVALPARLSRRDWVWVGDVVDTCIRAAVDEDLPPGVVLNIGTGVQTSTEELVATAERVTGRPIATAPGAHPGRGWDTADWVSDPALARRLLGWTPTVDLAEGLARTWAAG from the coding sequence GTGAGAGCGCTCGTGACGGGGGCCGGTGGATTCGTCGGCCGGCACCTGGTCGACCGGCTGGAACGGGACGGCTGGCACGTCACCGGCCTCACCCGGCGCGACGTCGACCTCGCCGACCCGGTCGCCGGCGCGGCCGCGGTCCGGGCCGCGGACCCCGACGTCGTGTTCGCCCTCGCCGCCGGCCGGTCGAAGGCCACGCCCGAGGAGCGCGCCGCCACGACGGCGGTCAACACCAGCCCGTGGCTGGTCGACGCCCTGCCCGGGCGCTGCCGTGCCGTGGTGCGGCTGGGCTCCTCGACCGAGTACGCCGCCGCCCCGCACCCGCTGGCCGAGGACGCCGCCCTGGAGCCGCGCGGCTTCTTCGGCGCGACCAAGGCGGCCGGTTCGCTCCTCCTGCAGGCGGCGGCCGCCGAGCGAGGCGTCCGGGCCGTGGTGCTGCGGGCCTTCCAGGTCTACGGGCCCGGTGACCACCCCACCCGCCTGGTCCCGGTCGTGATGGCCGCCGCGCGCACCGGCGGGACGGTGGCCCTGCCCGCCCGGCTGAGCCGGCGAGACTGGGTGTGGGTCGGCGACGTCGTCGACACCTGCATCCGTGCGGCGGTGGACGAGGACCTGCCCCCGGGGGTCGTGCTGAACATCGGCACCGGCGTCCAGACCAGCACCGAGGAGCTCGTGGCCACCGCCGAACGGGTCACCGGCCGCCCGATCGCGACGGCGCCGGGCGCCCACCCCGGGCGTGGCTGGGACACCGCCGACTGGGTCAGCGACCCGGCGCTGGCCCGGCGGCTGCTGGGCTGGACCCCGACGGTGGACCTCGCCGAGGGGCTGGCGCGGACCTGGGCGGCGGGGTGA
- a CDS encoding iron ABC transporter permease — MFRPRVAELLWNTTRLVVGTVAVTAALGVGAAWLVARSAVPGRRLWHVLLVAPLAVPAFVNSFAWISLLPWLDTYAGALLVVSLSYFPFVYLPVVAALRGLDPALEETARGLGLSSWAVFRRVQLPQLRVALLGGGLLVALHVLAEFGALQMLRYPTFTTAIYDQYRATFNGPAATMLAGVLVLLCLLLLLGEVRLRGHRGYAGSGRGAARPVRPVDLRALTVPALLALAGLVGLALLVPLGALAYWLAGGASAGLAWGALAATTGTTLALAATAAVLTTAMALPTGWLAVRARGRVATLLERATYLGSSLPGIVVALALVTLSIRATPWLYQTVPVLLAAYAILFLPRAIVTVRAAVEQSPPLYDDVAASLGSSGADRLRRITLPLLAPGLGAGAALVFLAVVTELTATLLLAPTGTATLATAFWSASNALEYGAAAPYAVVMVLLSAPATVLLSRGARSTAAADTPRGLTP, encoded by the coding sequence GTGTTCCGCCCGCGGGTGGCCGAGCTGCTCTGGAACACCACCCGCCTGGTCGTGGGCACCGTGGCGGTCACCGCCGCCCTGGGCGTCGGCGCGGCCTGGCTCGTGGCGCGCTCGGCGGTACCCGGACGGCGGCTGTGGCACGTGCTGCTGGTCGCCCCGCTCGCGGTGCCGGCGTTCGTGAACAGCTTCGCCTGGATCTCGCTGCTGCCCTGGCTGGACACCTACGCCGGGGCGCTGCTGGTCGTCTCGCTGTCGTACTTCCCGTTCGTGTACCTGCCCGTGGTGGCCGCCCTGCGCGGGCTCGACCCGGCGCTGGAGGAGACCGCCCGCGGGCTGGGCCTGTCGAGCTGGGCGGTGTTCCGGCGGGTGCAGCTCCCGCAGCTGCGGGTGGCCCTGCTGGGTGGCGGCCTCCTCGTGGCGCTGCACGTGCTGGCCGAGTTCGGGGCGCTGCAGATGCTGCGCTACCCGACGTTCACCACCGCGATCTACGACCAGTACCGGGCCACCTTCAACGGGCCCGCCGCCACCATGCTGGCCGGCGTCCTCGTCCTGCTCTGCCTGCTCCTGCTGCTGGGCGAGGTCCGGCTGCGCGGGCACCGCGGCTACGCCGGCAGCGGGCGCGGTGCGGCCCGTCCCGTCCGCCCGGTGGACCTGCGGGCGCTGACCGTGCCGGCGCTGCTGGCGCTGGCCGGGCTCGTCGGCCTGGCCCTCCTGGTCCCGCTCGGTGCGCTGGCCTACTGGCTGGCCGGGGGGGCGTCGGCCGGCCTCGCGTGGGGTGCGCTCGCCGCCACCACCGGGACCACGCTGGCCCTGGCCGCCACGGCGGCCGTGCTGACCACCGCCATGGCCCTGCCGACCGGGTGGCTGGCGGTCCGCGCCCGCGGGCGGGTGGCGACGCTGCTGGAGCGGGCCACGTACCTGGGCAGCTCGCTGCCCGGCATCGTCGTCGCGCTGGCCCTGGTCACGCTGAGCATCCGGGCCACGCCGTGGCTGTACCAGACCGTTCCGGTGCTGCTGGCCGCCTACGCGATCCTCTTCCTGCCCCGGGCGATCGTGACCGTCCGCGCGGCGGTCGAGCAGTCCCCGCCGCTCTACGACGACGTCGCCGCCTCGCTCGGGTCCTCCGGCGCCGACCGGCTCCGCCGGATCACCCTCCCGCTGCTCGCGCCGGGTCTCGGCGCCGGCGCGGCCCTGGTCTTCCTCGCGGTGGTCACCGAGCTCACCGCGACCCTGCTCCTGGCCCCCACCGGGACGGCCACCCTCGCCACCGCGTTCTGGTCGGCGAGCAACGCCCTGGAGTACGGGGCCGCCGCCCCGTACGCGGTGGTCATGGTGCTGCTCTCCGCGCCGGCCACCGTGCTGCTGTCCCGTGGCGCCCGCAGCACCGCCGCGGCCGATACCCCCCGAGGTCTCACCCCATGA
- a CDS encoding ABC transporter ATP-binding protein, translating into MSSLTVTGLSKAFGATPVLAGVDLHVPAGGLTALLGPSGCGKTTLLRLVAGFDDPDSGTVVLGDRVVAGAGRGVPARRRGIGFVPQEGGLFPHLSVAGNVTFGLPRRLRADRGRVAELLALVGLDPALADRSPHQLSGGQQQRVALARALAPEPSLVLLDEPFSSLDAALREETRRAVVAALTAAGATAVLVTHDQAEALSTADQVAVLRGGRLVQLTDPRTLYRRPADLDVAAFVGESVVLEAEIRDGDAHCVLGALPVAGAGADGPARILLRPEQLRLGAPLGPGARARVRSVDFYGHDSRVWLTLADGTTVTARLEGAELPVVGQEVAIEVVGAALTFPAAGRATRAVVADPAI; encoded by the coding sequence ATGAGCTCGCTGACCGTGACCGGTCTGTCCAAGGCGTTCGGCGCCACCCCCGTCCTCGCCGGCGTGGACCTGCACGTGCCGGCCGGCGGGCTCACCGCCCTGCTCGGCCCCTCGGGCTGCGGCAAGACGACGCTGCTGCGCCTGGTCGCCGGCTTCGACGACCCCGACAGCGGCACCGTCGTCCTCGGCGACCGGGTCGTGGCCGGTGCCGGGCGGGGCGTGCCCGCCCGCCGCCGGGGGATCGGCTTCGTGCCGCAGGAGGGTGGCCTGTTCCCGCACCTGAGCGTGGCGGGCAACGTCACGTTCGGCCTGCCCCGGCGGCTGCGCGCCGACCGCGGGCGGGTGGCGGAGCTGCTGGCGCTGGTTGGCCTGGACCCCGCGCTGGCCGACCGGTCGCCGCACCAGCTCTCCGGCGGCCAGCAGCAGCGCGTCGCGCTCGCCCGGGCGCTGGCCCCCGAGCCCTCCCTCGTGCTGCTCGACGAGCCGTTCTCCTCCCTGGACGCCGCGCTGCGCGAGGAGACCCGGAGGGCCGTCGTCGCGGCGCTCACCGCCGCCGGCGCGACCGCCGTGCTGGTCACGCACGACCAGGCCGAGGCGTTGTCGACCGCCGACCAGGTGGCGGTCCTGCGCGGCGGGCGGCTGGTCCAGCTCACCGACCCGAGGACGCTCTACCGCCGTCCGGCCGACCTCGACGTGGCCGCGTTCGTCGGCGAGTCGGTGGTCCTCGAGGCCGAGATCCGGGACGGCGACGCCCACTGCGTCCTGGGCGCCCTCCCCGTCGCGGGGGCGGGAGCCGACGGCCCGGCCCGGATCCTGCTGCGGCCGGAGCAGCTGCGGCTCGGCGCGCCGCTCGGGCCGGGTGCCCGGGCGCGGGTGCGCAGCGTGGACTTCTACGGACACGACTCCCGCGTGTGGCTGACGCTGGCCGACGGCACGACGGTGACCGCCCGGCTGGAGGGCGCGGAGCTGCCCGTGGTCGGCCAGGAGGTGGCGATCGAGGTCGTCGGCGCGGCGCTGACGTTCCCGGCGGCCGGGCGCGCCACGCGCGCCGTCGTCGCCGATCCGGCGATCTGA
- a CDS encoding aldolase, translated as MDLFLFTVDPQWGHDVVAAGAAGIVVDWERRGKLRRQAGEGTQINGDTPEDLSRMRAATPGRLVCRINGFGPWTADEVADAVARGADELLLPMVRSTEEIDRTLDLVAGRCGLGILVETQDAVDRAAELGRRPLSRIYVGLNDLRIDRRSTELFAPLVDGTVDAVRAQVPMDFGVGGLTLPGRGFPVPGELLAAELVRIGTRFTFLRRSFTADMAGRDPFVEVPRLLAGLDELRRAGAERTAALREAFVAAVTAPPHDTAARVAQPA; from the coding sequence ATGGACCTGTTCCTCTTCACCGTCGACCCGCAGTGGGGTCACGACGTCGTGGCCGCGGGTGCGGCCGGGATCGTCGTCGACTGGGAGCGGCGCGGCAAGCTGCGGCGCCAGGCGGGTGAGGGGACCCAGATCAACGGGGACACCCCCGAGGACCTGTCGCGGATGCGCGCGGCGACCCCGGGCCGCCTGGTCTGCCGGATCAACGGGTTCGGGCCGTGGACCGCCGACGAGGTGGCCGACGCGGTCGCCCGCGGGGCCGACGAGCTCCTCCTGCCCATGGTGCGCTCGACCGAGGAGATCGACCGGACCCTGGACCTCGTCGCGGGGCGGTGCGGCCTGGGCATCCTGGTCGAGACCCAGGACGCCGTCGACCGCGCGGCCGAGCTCGGGCGGCGGCCGCTCTCGCGGATCTACGTCGGCCTCAACGACCTGCGCATCGACCGCCGGTCCACCGAGCTGTTCGCCCCGCTCGTCGACGGCACGGTCGACGCGGTGCGGGCCCAGGTCCCCATGGACTTCGGGGTGGGGGGCCTGACCCTCCCGGGCCGGGGCTTCCCGGTGCCGGGCGAGCTGCTGGCCGCCGAGCTGGTCCGGATCGGCACCCGGTTCACGTTCCTGCGCCGTTCGTTCACCGCCGACATGGCCGGCCGGGACCCGTTCGTGGAGGTGCCGCGCCTGCTGGCGGGTCTCGACGAGCTCCGCCGGGCCGGTGCCGAGCGCACCGCCGCCCTGCGGGAGGCGTTCGTCGCCGCCGTCACGGCCCCGCCCCACGACACCGCCGCACGGGTGGCGCAGCCGGCGTGA
- a CDS encoding ferritin-like domain-containing protein, protein MTDKTTKMINQLRALVLLTQTEEQIARTRISQARTDAVRRELTQNADNAAARSIEITERLRALGGVPDVVTPVVGRLSAGLKATFEQTTSVEEALLQDLQLEHQLLDRATYLRVLAETASDVPTQRLAEKLVDAHSATVEWLTVVLAEEALGGPAALVATPLQKVAGGVARAVNAPVRFWANTVNHAVDSVQHAGEETTERIGSVADRAAALSGAVRETLTVGRAASLRRAERIAQREGNQEAANVARETREELGDLNADELPIKAYDSMSANDAVKAIKQLKTPHDINVITRYEETHKNRSNVVSAAQTQLAALAKDAVGVES, encoded by the coding sequence ATGACCGACAAGACCACGAAGATGATCAACCAGCTGCGCGCCCTCGTCCTGCTCACGCAGACCGAGGAGCAGATCGCGCGCACCCGCATCTCGCAGGCCCGCACCGACGCCGTGCGCCGCGAGCTGACGCAGAACGCCGACAACGCCGCGGCCCGCTCCATCGAGATCACCGAGCGCCTGCGCGCCCTGGGCGGCGTGCCCGACGTCGTCACCCCGGTCGTCGGCCGGCTCTCCGCCGGGCTCAAGGCCACCTTCGAGCAGACGACCTCCGTCGAGGAGGCCCTGCTCCAGGACCTGCAGCTCGAGCACCAGCTGCTCGACCGCGCCACCTACCTCAGGGTCCTCGCCGAGACCGCCTCCGACGTGCCGACCCAGCGCCTGGCGGAGAAGCTCGTCGACGCCCACTCGGCCACCGTCGAGTGGCTGACCGTCGTCCTCGCCGAGGAGGCCCTGGGTGGCCCGGCCGCCCTGGTCGCCACCCCGCTGCAGAAGGTCGCCGGCGGTGTCGCCCGCGCGGTCAACGCCCCGGTGCGCTTCTGGGCCAACACGGTGAACCACGCCGTCGACAGCGTGCAGCACGCCGGTGAGGAGACCACCGAGCGGATCGGGTCGGTCGCCGACCGCGCCGCCGCCCTGAGCGGTGCGGTGCGGGAGACCCTCACCGTCGGCCGAGCCGCCTCGCTGCGCCGCGCCGAGCGGATCGCCCAGCGCGAGGGCAACCAGGAGGCCGCGAACGTGGCCCGCGAGACCCGTGAGGAGCTCGGCGACCTCAACGCCGACGAGCTGCCGATCAAGGCCTACGACTCCATGTCGGCCAACGACGCCGTGAAGGCGATCAAGCAGCTGAAGACGCCGCACGACATCAACGTGATCACCCGCTACGAGGAGACCCACAAGAACCGGTCGAACGTGGTCAGCGCCGCGCAGACCCAGCTGGCCGCCCTCGCCAAGGACGCCGTCGGCGTCGAGAGCTGA
- a CDS encoding PaaI family thioesterase: MSDDVATGGFAGRLGARPESAEDGTARIAFEATDDHLNPAGTVHGGVLATLVDTAMGLAVRTTTGDGEVPATSQLTVTYLRPGKPGPVTVTARLRTRGEHLTVCEADVEQDGTVLVHAVATFALLER, translated from the coding sequence ATGAGCGACGACGTGGCCACGGGTGGGTTCGCCGGACGGCTGGGGGCCCGGCCGGAGTCGGCCGAGGACGGCACGGCGCGGATCGCGTTCGAGGCGACCGACGACCACCTCAACCCCGCCGGGACCGTGCACGGAGGCGTGCTGGCGACCCTCGTCGACACGGCGATGGGGCTGGCGGTGCGCACGACCACCGGCGACGGCGAGGTGCCGGCGACCAGCCAGCTGACGGTCACCTACCTGCGGCCGGGGAAACCCGGTCCGGTGACGGTGACCGCACGTCTGCGCACGCGCGGCGAGCACCTCACGGTGTGCGAGGCCGACGTGGAGCAGGACGGCACGGTCCTGGTCCACGCGGTGGCGACGTTCGCGCTGCTGGAGCGCTGA